The Lacerta agilis isolate rLacAgi1 chromosome 5, rLacAgi1.pri, whole genome shotgun sequence genome has a segment encoding these proteins:
- the ACAP2 gene encoding arf-GAP with coiled-coil, ANK repeat and PH domain-containing protein 2 isoform X1: MRVAVDFEECLKDSPRFRAALEDVEGDVTELEQKLDKLVKLCIAMIDTGKAFCLANKQFIHGIQDLAQYSSKDALVETSLTKFSDSLQEMINYHTILFDQTQRSIKAQLQTFVKEDIRKFKDAKKQFEKVSEEKENALAKNAQVPRTKQHEVEEATNILTATRKCFRHIALDYVLQINVLQSKRRSEILKSMLSFMYAHLAFFHQGYDLFSELGPYMKDLGAQLERLAVDATREKKEMEHKHSTIQQKDFSSDDPMLEYNVDAANGVVMEGYLFKRASNAFKTWNRKKPDGIRRWFSIQNNQLVYQKKFKDNPTVVVEDLRLCTVKHCEDIERRFCFEVVSPTKSCILQADSEKLRQAWIKAVQASIATAYREKGDSTEVERKPSPSRGSPETGAEPKEKLLKGESSLQRVQSIPGNAVCCDCGLADPRWASINLGITLCIECSGIHRSLGVHFSKVRSLTLDSWEPELLKLMCELGNEVINRVYEASVEKMGVKKPQPGSQRQEREEYIRAKYVEKRFVERCPATSGGKPRPLSQGLQRHSGSPEGRAGEEEAPPTAKDQMAAAAALRGVVVSSDEVRRESLFCPDELDSLFSYFDTASKLRSMRSNDSGFQHSREQLASAVSASTLYEPETERPEAAAASTSRDARPDVPGLQLYLASFQKSLPGMAEALAHGADVNWVNAAEGRSTPLIQAVLGGSLLTCEFLLQNGANVNLRDAKGRGPLHHATLLGHTGQVCLFLKRGANQHATDEEGKDPLSVAIEAANADIVTLLRLARMNEEMRESEGLYGQPGDETYQDIFRDFSQMASNNPEKLNRFQPSDVQKP; this comes from the exons ATGAGGGTCGCCGTGGACTTCGAGGAGTGCCTCAAGGACTCGCCCCGGTTCAG GGCTGCTTTGGAAGATGTGGAAGGAGATGTGACAGAGCTAGAGCAGAAGCTGGACAAG TTAGTGAAGCTTTGTATTGCGATGATCGACACGgggaaggccttctgcctggccAACAAGCAGTTCATCCATGGCATTCAGGACCTGGCTCAGTATTCCAGCAAGGATGCCCTCGTGGAG ACCAGCTTGACGAAGTTCTCCGACAGCCTCCAAGAGATGATCAATTACCACACT ATCCTGTTTGACCAAACACAAAGATCAATTAAAGCGCAGCTTCAGACGTTCGTTAAAGA AGATATCAGGAAGTTCAAAGATGCCAAGAAGCAGTTTGAGAAAGTCAGTGAAGAGAAGGAGAATGCCCTGGCCAAGAATGCCCAGGTCCCACGGACCAAGCAGCACGAGGTGGAAGAGGCCACCAACATCCTGACGGCCACCAGGAAGTGCTTCCGCCACATCGCTCTCGACTACGTCCTGCAG ATTAACGTTCTTCAGTCAAAGAGGAGGTCAGAGATCCTAAAATCG aTGCTGTCCTTCATGTATGCCCACCTGGCCTTTTTCCATCAAGGCTACGACCTTTTTAGTGAACTTGGACCCTACATGAAAGATCTTGGAGCTCAG CTTGAGAGGTTGGCTGTAGATGCTacgagggagaagaaggagatgGAGCACAAACACTCCACTATTCAGCAAAAG GACTTCTCCAGCGATGACCCTATGCTAGAGTACAATGTGGATGCCGCCAATGGCGTCGTCATGGAAGGCTACCTCTTCAAGCGAGCCAGCAACGCCTTCAAGACCTGGAACAG GAAAAAGCCCGATGGCATCAG GCGCTGGTTCTCCATCCAGAACAATCAGCTGGTCTACCAGAAGAAATTCAAG GATAACCCCACGGTGGTCGTGGAAGACCTTCGGCTCTGCACAGTCAAGCACTGCGAAGACATTGAGAGGCGCTTCTGCTTTGAGGTCGTCTCTCCAACAAA GAGCTGCATCCTTCAGGCAGACTCAGAGAAGCTGCGGCAAGCGTGGATTAAGGCGGTGCAGGCCAGCATTGCCACAGCCTACAGGGAGAAAGGGGACAGCACAGAG GTGGAGAGGAAGCCGTCCCCTTCCAGGGGGAGTCCGGAAACGGGCGCAGAACCCAAAGAGAAGCTGCTGAAAGGAGAGAGCTCTCTCCAGAGGGTGCAGAGCATTCCTGGGAACGCTGTCTGCTGCGACTGCGGCCTGGCAGACCCCCGGTGGGCCAGCATCAACCTGGGCATCACGCTGTGCATTGAGTGCTCTGGCATCCACAG GAGCCTGGGTGTCCATTTCTCCAAAGTCCGGTCCTTGACGCTTGACTCCTGGGAGCCAGAGCTGCTCAAG CTGATGTGTGAACTGGGAAATGAGGTCATCAACAGGGTATATGAAGCAAGCGTGGAGAAGATGGGCGTCAAGAAGCCTCAGCCCGGAAGCCAGAG GCAGGAGAGGGAGGAGTACATCCGTGCCAAGTATGTGGAGAAGAGGTTTGTGGAGAGATGTCCTGCCACTTCCGGAGGGAAACCTCGCCCTCTGAGCCAGGGGCTTCAAAGGCACAGCGGCAGCCCGGAGGGGAGAGCTGGGGAAGAGGAGGCCCCCCCAACAGCCAAGGACCAaatggcagcagcggcagctctGAGAG GGGTTGTTGTCAGTAGCGACGAGGTGAGGCGGGAATCCCTGTTCTGCCCCGATGAGCTAGATTCACTCTTCTCCTACTTTGATACTGCCTCAAAGCTGCGGAGTA TGCGCAGCAACGACAGCGGCTTCCAGCACAGCAGGGAGCAGCTGGCCTCCGCCGTCTCAGCCAGCACCTTGTATGAGCCAG agACTGAAAGgcctgaggctgctgctgcttctacttCCCGAGACGCCCGGCCAGACGTTCCGGGGCTGCAGCTGTACTTGGCCTCCTTCCAGAAGAGCCTTCCTGGCATGGCCGAGGCGCTGGCCCACGGGGCGGACGTCAACTGGGTCAACGCAGCGGAGGGCAGGTCCACACCGCTGATCCAGGCCGTCCTGGGG GGCTCCTTGCTCACTTGTGAATTCCTGCTCCAGAATGGTGCCAACGTGAACCTCCGGGATGCCAAGGGCAGGGGCCCCCTCCACCACGCCACCCTCTTGGGGCACACTGG GCAGGTGTGTTTGTTCCTGAAACGGGGCGCCAACCAACACGCCACGGACGAGGAAGGGAAGGACCCCCTGAGTGTGGCCATTGAAGCTGCCAACGCGGATATAGTGACGCT GCTGCGCTTGGCCAGGATGAACGAGGAGATGCGGGAATCGGAGGGACTCTACGGCCAGCCAG GAGACGAAACCTACCAGGACATCTTTCGAGACTTCTCACAAATGGCGTCCAATAACCCGGAGAAGCTAAACCGCTTTCAGCCATCAGATGTGCAGAAGCCCTGA
- the ACAP2 gene encoding arf-GAP with coiled-coil, ANK repeat and PH domain-containing protein 2 isoform X3, translating to MRVAVDFEECLKDSPRFRAALEDVEGDVTELEQKLDKLVKLCIAMIDTGKAFCLANKQFIHGIQDLAQYSSKDALVETSLTKFSDSLQEMINYHTILFDQTQRSIKAQLQTFVKEDIRKFKDAKKQFEKVSEEKENALAKNAQVPRTKQHEVEEATNILTATRKCFRHIALDYVLQINVLQSKRRSEILKSMLSFMYAHLAFFHQGYDLFSELGPYMKDLGAQLERLAVDATREKKEMEHKHSTIQQKDFSSDDPMLEYNVDAANGVVMEGYLFKRASNAFKTWNRKKPDGIRRWFSIQNNQLVYQKKFKDNPTVVVEDLRLCTVKHCEDIERRFCFEVVSPTKSCILQADSEKLRQAWIKAVQASIATAYREKGDSTEVERKPSPSRGSPETGAEPKEKLLKGESSLQRVQSIPGNAVCCDCGLADPRWASINLGITLCIECSGIHRSLGVHFSKVRSLTLDSWEPELLKLMCELGNEVINRVYEASVEKMGVKKPQPGSQRQEREEYIRAKYVEKRFVERCPATSGGKPRPLSQGLQRHSGSPEGRAGEEEAPPTAKDQMAAAAALRVRSNDSGFQHSREQLASAVSASTLYEPETERPEAAAASTSRDARPDVPGLQLYLASFQKSLPGMAEALAHGADVNWVNAAEGRSTPLIQAVLGGSLLTCEFLLQNGANVNLRDAKGRGPLHHATLLGHTGQVCLFLKRGANQHATDEEGKDPLSVAIEAANADIVTLLRLARMNEEMRESEGLYGQPGDETYQDIFRDFSQMASNNPEKLNRFQPSDVQKP from the exons ATGAGGGTCGCCGTGGACTTCGAGGAGTGCCTCAAGGACTCGCCCCGGTTCAG GGCTGCTTTGGAAGATGTGGAAGGAGATGTGACAGAGCTAGAGCAGAAGCTGGACAAG TTAGTGAAGCTTTGTATTGCGATGATCGACACGgggaaggccttctgcctggccAACAAGCAGTTCATCCATGGCATTCAGGACCTGGCTCAGTATTCCAGCAAGGATGCCCTCGTGGAG ACCAGCTTGACGAAGTTCTCCGACAGCCTCCAAGAGATGATCAATTACCACACT ATCCTGTTTGACCAAACACAAAGATCAATTAAAGCGCAGCTTCAGACGTTCGTTAAAGA AGATATCAGGAAGTTCAAAGATGCCAAGAAGCAGTTTGAGAAAGTCAGTGAAGAGAAGGAGAATGCCCTGGCCAAGAATGCCCAGGTCCCACGGACCAAGCAGCACGAGGTGGAAGAGGCCACCAACATCCTGACGGCCACCAGGAAGTGCTTCCGCCACATCGCTCTCGACTACGTCCTGCAG ATTAACGTTCTTCAGTCAAAGAGGAGGTCAGAGATCCTAAAATCG aTGCTGTCCTTCATGTATGCCCACCTGGCCTTTTTCCATCAAGGCTACGACCTTTTTAGTGAACTTGGACCCTACATGAAAGATCTTGGAGCTCAG CTTGAGAGGTTGGCTGTAGATGCTacgagggagaagaaggagatgGAGCACAAACACTCCACTATTCAGCAAAAG GACTTCTCCAGCGATGACCCTATGCTAGAGTACAATGTGGATGCCGCCAATGGCGTCGTCATGGAAGGCTACCTCTTCAAGCGAGCCAGCAACGCCTTCAAGACCTGGAACAG GAAAAAGCCCGATGGCATCAG GCGCTGGTTCTCCATCCAGAACAATCAGCTGGTCTACCAGAAGAAATTCAAG GATAACCCCACGGTGGTCGTGGAAGACCTTCGGCTCTGCACAGTCAAGCACTGCGAAGACATTGAGAGGCGCTTCTGCTTTGAGGTCGTCTCTCCAACAAA GAGCTGCATCCTTCAGGCAGACTCAGAGAAGCTGCGGCAAGCGTGGATTAAGGCGGTGCAGGCCAGCATTGCCACAGCCTACAGGGAGAAAGGGGACAGCACAGAG GTGGAGAGGAAGCCGTCCCCTTCCAGGGGGAGTCCGGAAACGGGCGCAGAACCCAAAGAGAAGCTGCTGAAAGGAGAGAGCTCTCTCCAGAGGGTGCAGAGCATTCCTGGGAACGCTGTCTGCTGCGACTGCGGCCTGGCAGACCCCCGGTGGGCCAGCATCAACCTGGGCATCACGCTGTGCATTGAGTGCTCTGGCATCCACAG GAGCCTGGGTGTCCATTTCTCCAAAGTCCGGTCCTTGACGCTTGACTCCTGGGAGCCAGAGCTGCTCAAG CTGATGTGTGAACTGGGAAATGAGGTCATCAACAGGGTATATGAAGCAAGCGTGGAGAAGATGGGCGTCAAGAAGCCTCAGCCCGGAAGCCAGAG GCAGGAGAGGGAGGAGTACATCCGTGCCAAGTATGTGGAGAAGAGGTTTGTGGAGAGATGTCCTGCCACTTCCGGAGGGAAACCTCGCCCTCTGAGCCAGGGGCTTCAAAGGCACAGCGGCAGCCCGGAGGGGAGAGCTGGGGAAGAGGAGGCCCCCCCAACAGCCAAGGACCAaatggcagcagcggcagctctGAGAG TGCGCAGCAACGACAGCGGCTTCCAGCACAGCAGGGAGCAGCTGGCCTCCGCCGTCTCAGCCAGCACCTTGTATGAGCCAG agACTGAAAGgcctgaggctgctgctgcttctacttCCCGAGACGCCCGGCCAGACGTTCCGGGGCTGCAGCTGTACTTGGCCTCCTTCCAGAAGAGCCTTCCTGGCATGGCCGAGGCGCTGGCCCACGGGGCGGACGTCAACTGGGTCAACGCAGCGGAGGGCAGGTCCACACCGCTGATCCAGGCCGTCCTGGGG GGCTCCTTGCTCACTTGTGAATTCCTGCTCCAGAATGGTGCCAACGTGAACCTCCGGGATGCCAAGGGCAGGGGCCCCCTCCACCACGCCACCCTCTTGGGGCACACTGG GCAGGTGTGTTTGTTCCTGAAACGGGGCGCCAACCAACACGCCACGGACGAGGAAGGGAAGGACCCCCTGAGTGTGGCCATTGAAGCTGCCAACGCGGATATAGTGACGCT GCTGCGCTTGGCCAGGATGAACGAGGAGATGCGGGAATCGGAGGGACTCTACGGCCAGCCAG GAGACGAAACCTACCAGGACATCTTTCGAGACTTCTCACAAATGGCGTCCAATAACCCGGAGAAGCTAAACCGCTTTCAGCCATCAGATGTGCAGAAGCCCTGA
- the XXYLT1 gene encoding xyloside xylosyltransferase 1 gives MARLVGSPASLLRPPPCALAAAAALAVLCALYYARSPASPEPRGPPPASAAAPAAAASAGESKAKAGEELLASAGLASAAGAAGDAELHVLLLLTKAERNTSLRSKAEAALRSLARFAKLGPRQALVLHLLSDAPSRPVGKAVLRDALRSAQFQHKVVFHDVDVVAEKLLPLVEAMQKLFSAGAGTYYGDSLFFLSLAMHRVLPKEISRIIQVDLDVEYRTNIRELFEEFDNFPEGAVIGIAHEMQPVYRHLFWQYRQEHPGTKVGEPPPDGLPGFNSGVLLLNLEAMRHSELYNRLLEPGAAQRLAEQFHFRGHLGDQDFFTLVGMAHPELFHVLDCTWNRQLCSWWRDHGYRDVFDHYFRCDGHVRIYHGNCNTPIPQE, from the exons ATGGCGCGTCTGGTCGGGTCTCCGGCGTCTCTGCTGCGGCCCCCTCCGTGcgcgctggcggcggcggcggcgctggccGTGCTGTGCGCGCTGTACTACGCGCGCTCGCCCGCCTCGCCAGAGCCCCGCGGGCCGCCgcccgcctccgccgccgccccggccgccgccgcctccgccgggGAGAGCAAGGCCAAGGCGGGCGAGGAGCTGCTGGCCTCGGCGGGGCTGGCCTCGGCGGCCGGGGCGGCGGGCGACGCGGAGTTGcacgtgctgctgctgctgaccaaGGCGGAGCGCAACACGTCGCTGCGATCCAAGGCCGAGGCGGCGCTGCGCTCGCTGGCGCGCTTCGCCAAGCTTGGCCCGCGCCAGGCGCTCGTGCTGCACCTGCTCAGCGACGCGCCCAGCCGCCCCGTCGGAAAGGCCGTGCTTCGCGACGCGCTGCGCAGCGCGCAGTTCCAGCACAAG GTGGTCTTCCACGACGTAGACGTGGTGGCGGAGAAGCTGCTTCCCCTCGTGGAGGCCATGCAGAAGCTCTTCAGCGCCGGCGCCGGCACCTACTATGGCgactccctcttcttcctctcgctGGCCATGCACCGCGTCCTGCCCAAAG AGATTTCACGGATCATCCAGGTGGACCTTGATGTGGAGTACAGGACCAACATCCGGGAACTCTTCGAAGAGTTTGACAACTTCCCGGAAGGGGCCGTGATTGGCATCGCCCACGAGATGCAGCCTGTCTATCG gcaCCTTTTCTGGCAGTACCGCCAGGAGCACCCGGGGACCAAGGTGGGGGAGCCCCCGccggacggcctccccggcttcAACAGTGGGGTCCTCCTGCTGAACCTGGAGGCCATGCGCCACTCGGAGCTTTACAACCGCCTGCTGGAGCCGGGCGCCGCCCAGCGCCTAGCAGAGCAGTTCCACTTCCGGGGCCACCTGGGTGACCAGGACTTCTTCACGCTGGTGGGCATGGCTCACCCGGAGCTCTTCCACGTCCTCGACTGCACCTGGAACCGGCAGCTCTGCTCCTGGTGGCGCGACCATGGCTACCGCGATGTCTTTGACCACTACTTCCGCTGCGACGGCCACGTCAGGATCTACCATGGCAACTGCAACACGCCCATCCCCCAGGAGTAG
- the ACAP2 gene encoding arf-GAP with coiled-coil, ANK repeat and PH domain-containing protein 2 isoform X2, whose protein sequence is MRVAVDFEECLKDSPRFRAALEDVEGDVTELEQKLDKLVKLCIAMIDTGKAFCLANKQFIHGIQDLAQYSSKDALVETSLTKFSDSLQEMINYHTILFDQTQRSIKAQLQTFVKEDIRKFKDAKKQFEKVSEEKENALAKNAQVPRTKQHEVEEATNILTATRKCFRHIALDYVLQINVLQSKRRSEILKSMLSFMYAHLAFFHQGYDLFSELGPYMKDLGAQLERLAVDATREKKEMEHKHSTIQQKDFSSDDPMLEYNVDAANGVVMEGYLFKRASNAFKTWNRRWFSIQNNQLVYQKKFKDNPTVVVEDLRLCTVKHCEDIERRFCFEVVSPTKSCILQADSEKLRQAWIKAVQASIATAYREKGDSTEVERKPSPSRGSPETGAEPKEKLLKGESSLQRVQSIPGNAVCCDCGLADPRWASINLGITLCIECSGIHRSLGVHFSKVRSLTLDSWEPELLKLMCELGNEVINRVYEASVEKMGVKKPQPGSQRQEREEYIRAKYVEKRFVERCPATSGGKPRPLSQGLQRHSGSPEGRAGEEEAPPTAKDQMAAAAALRGVVVSSDEVRRESLFCPDELDSLFSYFDTASKLRSMRSNDSGFQHSREQLASAVSASTLYEPETERPEAAAASTSRDARPDVPGLQLYLASFQKSLPGMAEALAHGADVNWVNAAEGRSTPLIQAVLGGSLLTCEFLLQNGANVNLRDAKGRGPLHHATLLGHTGQVCLFLKRGANQHATDEEGKDPLSVAIEAANADIVTLLRLARMNEEMRESEGLYGQPGDETYQDIFRDFSQMASNNPEKLNRFQPSDVQKP, encoded by the exons ATGAGGGTCGCCGTGGACTTCGAGGAGTGCCTCAAGGACTCGCCCCGGTTCAG GGCTGCTTTGGAAGATGTGGAAGGAGATGTGACAGAGCTAGAGCAGAAGCTGGACAAG TTAGTGAAGCTTTGTATTGCGATGATCGACACGgggaaggccttctgcctggccAACAAGCAGTTCATCCATGGCATTCAGGACCTGGCTCAGTATTCCAGCAAGGATGCCCTCGTGGAG ACCAGCTTGACGAAGTTCTCCGACAGCCTCCAAGAGATGATCAATTACCACACT ATCCTGTTTGACCAAACACAAAGATCAATTAAAGCGCAGCTTCAGACGTTCGTTAAAGA AGATATCAGGAAGTTCAAAGATGCCAAGAAGCAGTTTGAGAAAGTCAGTGAAGAGAAGGAGAATGCCCTGGCCAAGAATGCCCAGGTCCCACGGACCAAGCAGCACGAGGTGGAAGAGGCCACCAACATCCTGACGGCCACCAGGAAGTGCTTCCGCCACATCGCTCTCGACTACGTCCTGCAG ATTAACGTTCTTCAGTCAAAGAGGAGGTCAGAGATCCTAAAATCG aTGCTGTCCTTCATGTATGCCCACCTGGCCTTTTTCCATCAAGGCTACGACCTTTTTAGTGAACTTGGACCCTACATGAAAGATCTTGGAGCTCAG CTTGAGAGGTTGGCTGTAGATGCTacgagggagaagaaggagatgGAGCACAAACACTCCACTATTCAGCAAAAG GACTTCTCCAGCGATGACCCTATGCTAGAGTACAATGTGGATGCCGCCAATGGCGTCGTCATGGAAGGCTACCTCTTCAAGCGAGCCAGCAACGCCTTCAAGACCTGGAACAG GCGCTGGTTCTCCATCCAGAACAATCAGCTGGTCTACCAGAAGAAATTCAAG GATAACCCCACGGTGGTCGTGGAAGACCTTCGGCTCTGCACAGTCAAGCACTGCGAAGACATTGAGAGGCGCTTCTGCTTTGAGGTCGTCTCTCCAACAAA GAGCTGCATCCTTCAGGCAGACTCAGAGAAGCTGCGGCAAGCGTGGATTAAGGCGGTGCAGGCCAGCATTGCCACAGCCTACAGGGAGAAAGGGGACAGCACAGAG GTGGAGAGGAAGCCGTCCCCTTCCAGGGGGAGTCCGGAAACGGGCGCAGAACCCAAAGAGAAGCTGCTGAAAGGAGAGAGCTCTCTCCAGAGGGTGCAGAGCATTCCTGGGAACGCTGTCTGCTGCGACTGCGGCCTGGCAGACCCCCGGTGGGCCAGCATCAACCTGGGCATCACGCTGTGCATTGAGTGCTCTGGCATCCACAG GAGCCTGGGTGTCCATTTCTCCAAAGTCCGGTCCTTGACGCTTGACTCCTGGGAGCCAGAGCTGCTCAAG CTGATGTGTGAACTGGGAAATGAGGTCATCAACAGGGTATATGAAGCAAGCGTGGAGAAGATGGGCGTCAAGAAGCCTCAGCCCGGAAGCCAGAG GCAGGAGAGGGAGGAGTACATCCGTGCCAAGTATGTGGAGAAGAGGTTTGTGGAGAGATGTCCTGCCACTTCCGGAGGGAAACCTCGCCCTCTGAGCCAGGGGCTTCAAAGGCACAGCGGCAGCCCGGAGGGGAGAGCTGGGGAAGAGGAGGCCCCCCCAACAGCCAAGGACCAaatggcagcagcggcagctctGAGAG GGGTTGTTGTCAGTAGCGACGAGGTGAGGCGGGAATCCCTGTTCTGCCCCGATGAGCTAGATTCACTCTTCTCCTACTTTGATACTGCCTCAAAGCTGCGGAGTA TGCGCAGCAACGACAGCGGCTTCCAGCACAGCAGGGAGCAGCTGGCCTCCGCCGTCTCAGCCAGCACCTTGTATGAGCCAG agACTGAAAGgcctgaggctgctgctgcttctacttCCCGAGACGCCCGGCCAGACGTTCCGGGGCTGCAGCTGTACTTGGCCTCCTTCCAGAAGAGCCTTCCTGGCATGGCCGAGGCGCTGGCCCACGGGGCGGACGTCAACTGGGTCAACGCAGCGGAGGGCAGGTCCACACCGCTGATCCAGGCCGTCCTGGGG GGCTCCTTGCTCACTTGTGAATTCCTGCTCCAGAATGGTGCCAACGTGAACCTCCGGGATGCCAAGGGCAGGGGCCCCCTCCACCACGCCACCCTCTTGGGGCACACTGG GCAGGTGTGTTTGTTCCTGAAACGGGGCGCCAACCAACACGCCACGGACGAGGAAGGGAAGGACCCCCTGAGTGTGGCCATTGAAGCTGCCAACGCGGATATAGTGACGCT GCTGCGCTTGGCCAGGATGAACGAGGAGATGCGGGAATCGGAGGGACTCTACGGCCAGCCAG GAGACGAAACCTACCAGGACATCTTTCGAGACTTCTCACAAATGGCGTCCAATAACCCGGAGAAGCTAAACCGCTTTCAGCCATCAGATGTGCAGAAGCCCTGA